In Cystobacter fuscus DSM 2262, the genomic stretch GCAGGCGATCACCCAGGGGCAGACCGCGGCGCTCCATGCTCTTCGCCACGCGGGTAAGGGCCGCGTTGGCGTCCTCGGCGCGGACGAGACAGTGGATCACCGCGTCTGTCTGGTCGAGAAGTTCATCGAGCAGGTGGCTGCCCAGGAAGCCCGTGGCGCCCGTGAGGAGAATGTCCTTCGAACCCGTGGCCCGAAGGGAGGACGGAACGACGTCCGCGGCGAGCACCACGTCCGCCTCCACGGGCGTCGACTCCTTGGCGCCCTCCGCTGGCGAGAGGGAATAGGCCCGGTAGAGATCGCCCAGCGTCCGGATGCTCGTCACGTCGACCCCGCCCTGGGTGAACGGGGCCACCTTGCATTCGTCATCCAGGGTGACGATCACCCGCGCCATGGACATGGAGTCGAGTCCGAGCGTGGACAGCTTCGTCTCGTCGGCGGTCGATTCGAGCTTCCGTCCGTCCTCCGAGAGGACTTCATTGATGACCTTGCATACCGCGTCTTTGATTTTCAACATGTCAGTCCTCCATCGACCAGGAGCGTTTGCCCGGTGATGAACCCGGCCGCCGGGGACATCAGGAAACGAATCACGCCGACCATCTCCTCGATGTGGCCAACGCGCTTGAGCGGCGTGCGCTCGACGATTTTCTTGACCTGATCCGAATCGAGCAGCGCCGTGCTCATCGCGCTCTCGAAATAGCCGAGCGCGACCGAGTTGACGCGAATGCCTTGCGAGCCGACCTCTCGCGCGAGCCCGCGCGTGAAGCCATCCACGGCGGCCTTGGTCGCCCCATACGCCGCGACGCCCTTGATGCCGCGCACGGCGGAGACGGACGAGACATTGATGATGATGCCCTTGCGCGCGCGAACCATGCCGGACAGACACGTCTGCGACAGGTTCATGACCGCTTCCACGTTCACCGCGAGGGCCTTGTGCATGTCGTTTCTCTTCGTGAAGAGAAACAGCCCATCGGTGGCGAACGCCGCGTTGTTGACGAGCGTGCCGACCGGGCCGAACCGGCGCGTGCACTCGGCGACGAAGCGGTCCAGCCTCGGCGCGTCGGTGATGTCGCACTCCTCCCAGTAGAAGCGGTCCGGATGTCCGGCCAGGCAGCCGTCGATGAAGGGTGTCTTGCCACGGCTGAAGGTCGCGACCGGGTAGCCGTCCGCGAGCAGGGCGCGCACCAGGTGCTCGCCCAGACCACGGCTTCCACCACTCACGATGACGAGGGTTTTCTCAGACATGAGCCGTCCTGGTGCGCGCCTTCTTCATGCGCTCATTGGAGAGATCACTCTCCGTGACCGTCACGACCGCGGGGATCTTGAAGGCATCCAGTTTGTCCTTGCAGAACTCGCGCACCCGCTTGCGGACCTCGTCAACGGGCTCGGGCCGGGCGAGCCGCACCGTCGCCACGACGACCTGTCCGACGAGGGGGCTCGCCCTGCCCTGCACGAGCACGTCCTTGACGTTGGGCACGCCGAGGATGACGTTCTCCACCTCCTGGGGAAAGACCTTCTGGCCGCCGACGTTGATGAGCTCGGACTGTCGGCCGAGGACGCGCACGTAGTCGCCGCGCACCTCGACCGCGTCGCCCGTATCCATCCACCCCTCGGCGTCGAATGGCGAGGGCGCGTTGAGGTAGCCGAGCATCGCCATCTTCGTGCGGATACGCAGCGTGCCCCCTTCGACCTTCGCCTCGTACCCCGCGCCGCCGATCTGAATCCACAGCGAGTCATCGGACTCGGAGCGCGTGGCGAGCGCGCCGAGCTCGCTGAGGCCATAGGTCTGCTTGATGCGCACGCCTGGCAGGGCGCGGTGCACCGCCCGGAGCGTCGACTCGGGCATGGGCTCGGTGCCGTAGGTGATCAGCTCGAGCGACGAGAGATCGTAGCGCTGGTGCGCCTCGGCGAGCAGCATGACGTTCAGGAACGTGGGCGTCGTGGGCAGGAGTTCGACGCGGTGTTCTTGAATCAACGCGCAGATCGCATCCGGAGTGCGGCCCTCGGGAGCGACCAACGTTCCGCCGCCGGTGAGGATGCCGAACAACGTGTTGATGCCACCGGCGTGATCGAGCAACAGGAAGCTCAGCGTGCGGCGGGGAGCTCGTGGGCGCGCGAACTTCTCGAGGATCCGGTCGACCGCGTGCAACATGGCCTTGGGCGCCCCGCTCGTCCCGGAGGAGAAGAAGACGATGCCCGCGCGCCCGTCGGAGCGCAGTTGCGCCAGGAGGGGATTCGCCTCGCCCCGCCACGGCACCCGGCTCAGGCTCCACGTGTCGTCTTCGTTGAAGTCGAAGAGGCGGGTGACCTGGGCGATCTCGAACCACGAGGCGTGCTGCGCGTGTGCTGATCTGCCGAAGGGAACGGCGATGCAGCGGTTGTCGGTGAGCGCGATCAGGAGAGCCACTGTGTTGGGGGAAAAATCTCCGCGAAGTGCCACGCACTCGCCCGGAGCGATCCCTTCCGACGTCAGCAACGTCGTGAACGCGTTGGCGCGTTCGCACAGCTCGGCATAACTTATCGTTGATCCGCGAAAGACGAGTGCGGGCTTGGACCCGAATTGCTCGAGCCGTGCCTTCAAGTTAGACATATCGATGATGGAAAAACGCGCTCAATTGAATCGCGAGAGGAACGAGCGAGCCCAATGGACGCTCGTACGGGAACGGCCGTATCGCCGGGGTGACTGTGGCGCACGATCTCTCGTGGGTCAAGGTGAGCAGACGCGGAGTTCTCGGGAGTGTGGCGCTGCTGCTCGGGATTCAACATCACAACTCCCGAGAAGGCTTTCGCGAGGGTCCACCGGCCCCGCGCCGTCCTTCACCAGGGTTGAAACCTCTCATGCCTTCGTGGATGTGGATTCCCTTTATCCCTGACAGTCGTGGATTGGCATCCAATCCGAGCACCCACGCATCAGGGAGGACGGAAACACAGACGCCGCGAGTCACCGGCCCGATGGAAGTGGAATGGGGAAGAGGGCGCAAACGCATCGACTTCAGCGGGGCACGACCCTTGTCCCGCGGTACGCTCTCCCCGCACCGTGAGGCCGCCGCGGCCCAGCCTCCAGGTGTCACTGCGCCTGCCATGCGAGGCGCGGTCCCTGGACGCGCGGGTGGCGCTTGCGTGCCCTCCCGACCCCCACCGGGCCCCACGAAAAATCCGTGAATAAACTCCGGGGGCGGAACGTCGGGCCCCCTGCGGGGCTTTCGCCTATGTTCCGGGAGGGGCTCGGTCCGAGCGTGCCAGCGGCACGCTTGTTATCTTCATGTCAAGAGAGGGCCGTGCGGCACCGGCCCCTCATACCGGAGTGGGACCATGTGGAAACAAGTAGGATTGGTTCTAACCGTCGCGGCTGTTGGACTCGGCTCGGGCGAGGCGGAGGCGCGCTTCGGCAAGCGCTCGACGCCTCCGCCGTCCTCGTCTCCCGGCAATGGAGGAAGCCCCTCCCGGCCTGGAGGAGGTTACTGGGGAGGAAATCCCTCCTATTACGGCAATCCGCAGGGGTATTACGCCCATTACGGGTACCCGTGGGCCAGCTACTACTATTTCGATCCGGCCTGGGCGTGGCCCTTCCTGGGCGTCGGCCTGCCAAGCTACGGCCGGTACTATGGGTACAGCGCGGCGTGGCGGCGACTGCGTCCGCCGCCTCCCCCTTCCGCGCAGGAGATGTCGACCCCGCCCGCCCAGCTCGACCTGAAGGTGGATACGGGCGCCGTGGCGAATGGCTACTCGGTGGGGCTGGGGTTGAATGTGGACGGGCAGCGGTTCGGCTTCGGGACGAGGCTGGACCTGTTCAACCTGGCCGCGGAAGAAGGCATGGGGCGTGACTCCATTGCCCTGTTCTCGCTCGGGCCCAGCTTCCTGCTGGTCAACAGCGACCGGGTGAAGTGGCGGTTGACCGGAGGCCTGGACGCGGCGTTCGCGCCGGACATCACCATGATCGGACCAGGCCTGGGAACGAGCGCCCGCCTGAAGGTCGCGGGACCGCTCAAGCTGGAGGCCTCCGCCCACTGGACGCCGCTGCCGTACGTGCAGCTCAGCGGGGATGCCGGCGTGGGGGTGGACCTGGGAAGCGTCTTGCGGCTGCGGGCGGGCTACCGAGCCACCTACCTCAATGATCAGGGACTGGTGGACGGCATCGTCAACCGCGACCTGTTCGCGGGGCCCTTCGTCGGGCTGTCGTTGGCGCCCTGAGCCCGGGTTGTGCCGGGGTGGGCGGTGGAGTAGGCAGGGAGGTTGGACCCCCTACCGGCAAGGCACTCCCCGCCCATGGCCCGCACGCCCAGCGCTCCATCCTCGGACCGATTCCCGCCTCAGATTCCCTACATCATCGGCAACGAGGCCTGTGAGCGCTTCAGCTTCTACGGGATGAGGAACATCCTCACGGTGTTCCTCATCGACTATCTGCTGCGCAACGCCGTGCCCGACGAGGGCGCGCGCTCGGCTCAAGCCAAGAGCCTGATGCACCTGTTCATGGCGGGCGTGTACTTCTGCCCGCTGCTGGGCGGCTACCTCGCGGATCGCTGGTTCGGCAAGTACAAGGTCATCCTCTGGCTGAGCCTCGTGTACTGCCTGGGCCACGCGTGCCTGGCGCTCTTCGAGAACAACGCCACGGGCTTCTACACGGGCCTGGTGCTCATCTCCCTGGGCAGCGGCGGCATCAAGCCGTGCGTGAGCGCCATGGTGGGTGACCAGTTCACCGCGAACAACAAGCACCTGGTGAAGAAGGTCTTCGCCATCTTCTACTGGACCATCAACTTCGGCTCCTTCTTCGCCTCGCTGACCATCCCCCTGACGCTCAAGCACCTGGGGCCCGCGGTGGCGTTCGGCATCCCGGGCGTGTTGATGTTCGTGGCCACGGTCATCTTCTGGAGCGGCCGCAAGCACTACGTGGTGGTGCCCCCCACCGGGCCTAACCCCCACTCCTTCCACAAGGTCGTCGGCTCCGCGCTGCGCCACCGGGGCCAGGGGGGCCACTGGCTCGACGGCGCCACGCGCGAGCACCCCGCCGAGGCCGTGGAGGGCGCCAAGGCCGTGCTGCGCATCAGCGGACTGCTGCTGCCCACCATCCCCTTCTTCTGGATGCTCTTCGACCAGAAGGCGTCCACCTGGGTCATCCAGGCGCGCGCCATGGATCCCCAGGTGGGCCCCATCACCTTCCAGCCCAGCCAGATGCAGTTCATCAACCCCGCGCTGGTGATGATCCTCATCCCCCTGCTGGTGGGCGTGGTGTATCCCGCCTTCCAGCGGGCGGGCTGGGAGCTCACCCCCTTGCGCCGCATGCCGCTCGGGCTCGCGGTGGGGGCGTTCTCCTACGCCATCGCGGGCTACTTCCAGGTGGTGATGGAGCGGGGCACCGTGCTCAACATCTCCTGGCAGCTCCTGCCCTACATCGTCCTCACGCTGTCGGAGATCCTCGTGTCCACCACGGGCCTCGAGTTCGCCTACACCCAGGCGCCGCGCGAGATGAAGGGCATCATCCAGAGCTTGTGGCTGCTCACCACCACGCTCGCCAACGTGGCGGTGGCCATCGCCTCCGCGCTCAACGTCTTCAGCGGAGCGGGCCAGTTCTTCTTCTACGGAGGGCTCGCGCTGCTGGCCGCCGGGGCCATGGCCTTCATGGCCCGCCACTACCAGGTGCGCGACTACTACCAGCAGGACGTGGGGGGCAGCGTGCCGGATCGCGCGCAGCCCCCTCCCTCCCTCGCGGACAACTCGAAGGCGCTGTAGCGCCCGCTCAGGCCGCGGGGGCGGAGTGCGCGCCCCCCTGCTCCGAGCCCGTCGGCGCGGTCGGGCGAATCTCGTCCGCGCCGTGCATCATCCGCTTGAGCACGGGCGACACGCCCAGCAGCACCACGCCGGCCACGGCGGTGAAGGCGGTGATGGCCAGGAAGAGATCGAACTCGCCCAGCTTCTCCGCGTAGCCGCCGATGAGCCCCGCCAGGTAGTTGGCCACCGCGTTGGCGATGAACCACACGCCCATGAGCGCCGAGGCGAAGCGGGTGGGCGCCAGCTTCGTCACCATGGAGAGCCCCACCGGCGACAGGCACAGCTCGCCCGCGGTGTGGAAGAAGTAGGCCGTCACCACCCACATCATCGCCGCCTTGCCCTCGGTCGCACTCTGCTTGGAGGCACCGAGCATGAAGACGAAGCCAAAGGAGAGCAGCAGCAGGCCCAGGGCCATCTTCGCGGGGATGGAGGGATCCCTGCCGCGCCGGCCCAGGCTCGTCCACACCTCGGCGAAGATCGGACCGAGCCCGATGATGAAGATGGGGTTGACGGCCTGGAACCAGGTGGTGGGCACCTCCCAGCCGAGCAGGTGCCGGTCCACCTTGGCGTCCGTGTAGAGGTTCATCAGGCCGCCGGCCTGCTCGTACGCCGCCCAGAAGAAGACGACGAAGAGCGCGAGCACGAAGATGACCACGATCCGGTCCACCTCGGCGCGGGTGAGGGCCGCCGCGGGAGCCGCGGGCTTGCTCTCCTGGCGCACCACCTGGGTGGGGCGCTTGCCCACGTCACCCAGGAAGCGGTTGCCCAGCAGCAGGAAGACGAGGACGCCGAGCGCCATGCCCACGCCCGCCGAGCCGAAGCCCCAGGACCAGCCGTACTTCTCGCCCAGCGTGCCGCACACCGCCGAGGCCAGGAACGCCCCCACGTTGATGCCGATGTAGAAGATGGTGAAGGCGCCATCCCGGCGCGAGTCCCCGGGTGCGTACAGGCCGCCCACCATGGTGGAGATGTTGGGCTTGAAGAAGCCGTTGCCCACCACCAGCAGGCCCAGGCCCGCGTAGAAGAGGGCCTCGTTGTTGCCGGGCATCGCCAGGACGAACTGGCCGAGCATCATCAGGATGCTACCGAGCGTCACCGACAG encodes the following:
- a CDS encoding SDR family NAD(P)-dependent oxidoreductase, translating into MSEKTLVIVSGGSRGLGEHLVRALLADGYPVATFSRGKTPFIDGCLAGHPDRFYWEECDITDAPRLDRFVAECTRRFGPVGTLVNNAAFATDGLFLFTKRNDMHKALAVNVEAVMNLSQTCLSGMVRARKGIIINVSSVSAVRGIKGVAAYGATKAAVDGFTRGLAREVGSQGIRVNSVALGYFESAMSTALLDSDQVKKIVERTPLKRVGHIEEMVGVIRFLMSPAAGFITGQTLLVDGGLTC
- a CDS encoding class I adenylate-forming enzyme family protein → MSNLKARLEQFGSKPALVFRGSTISYAELCERANAFTTLLTSEGIAPGECVALRGDFSPNTVALLIALTDNRCIAVPFGRSAHAQHASWFEIAQVTRLFDFNEDDTWSLSRVPWRGEANPLLAQLRSDGRAGIVFFSSGTSGAPKAMLHAVDRILEKFARPRAPRRTLSFLLLDHAGGINTLFGILTGGGTLVAPEGRTPDAICALIQEHRVELLPTTPTFLNVMLLAEAHQRYDLSSLELITYGTEPMPESTLRAVHRALPGVRIKQTYGLSELGALATRSESDDSLWIQIGGAGYEAKVEGGTLRIRTKMAMLGYLNAPSPFDAEGWMDTGDAVEVRGDYVRVLGRQSELINVGGQKVFPQEVENVILGVPNVKDVLVQGRASPLVGQVVVATVRLARPEPVDEVRKRVREFCKDKLDAFKIPAVVTVTESDLSNERMKKARTRTAHV
- a CDS encoding POT family MFS transporter, which translates into the protein MARTPSAPSSDRFPPQIPYIIGNEACERFSFYGMRNILTVFLIDYLLRNAVPDEGARSAQAKSLMHLFMAGVYFCPLLGGYLADRWFGKYKVILWLSLVYCLGHACLALFENNATGFYTGLVLISLGSGGIKPCVSAMVGDQFTANNKHLVKKVFAIFYWTINFGSFFASLTIPLTLKHLGPAVAFGIPGVLMFVATVIFWSGRKHYVVVPPTGPNPHSFHKVVGSALRHRGQGGHWLDGATREHPAEAVEGAKAVLRISGLLLPTIPFFWMLFDQKASTWVIQARAMDPQVGPITFQPSQMQFINPALVMILIPLLVGVVYPAFQRAGWELTPLRRMPLGLAVGAFSYAIAGYFQVVMERGTVLNISWQLLPYIVLTLSEILVSTTGLEFAYTQAPREMKGIIQSLWLLTTTLANVAVAIASALNVFSGAGQFFFYGGLALLAAGAMAFMARHYQVRDYYQQDVGGSVPDRAQPPPSLADNSKAL
- a CDS encoding peptide MFS transporter, whose amino-acid sequence is MAHSPASTTGRGHPKGLYLLFTTEMWERMSYYGMRALLVLYMVGATGNGGFGWSQAKALQVYGLYTALVYTTPVLGGFLADRYLGQRLSVTLGSILMMLGQFVLAMPGNNEALFYAGLGLLVVGNGFFKPNISTMVGGLYAPGDSRRDGAFTIFYIGINVGAFLASAVCGTLGEKYGWSWGFGSAGVGMALGVLVFLLLGNRFLGDVGKRPTQVVRQESKPAAPAAALTRAEVDRIVVIFVLALFVVFFWAAYEQAGGLMNLYTDAKVDRHLLGWEVPTTWFQAVNPIFIIGLGPIFAEVWTSLGRRGRDPSIPAKMALGLLLLSFGFVFMLGASKQSATEGKAAMMWVVTAYFFHTAGELCLSPVGLSMVTKLAPTRFASALMGVWFIANAVANYLAGLIGGYAEKLGEFDLFLAITAFTAVAGVVLLGVSPVLKRMMHGADEIRPTAPTGSEQGGAHSAPAA